Proteins encoded within one genomic window of Dethiosulfovibrio russensis:
- a CDS encoding M20 metallopeptidase family protein, translated as MLDNIKKKAKEIKGDIAAWRHHFHSHPELSYQETETAARIASILRDMGYDDVKVGCKGRDICVVADLDTGRPGRCIALRADIDALAVQEERDVPYRSKNDGVMHACGHDAHASMLLGAAKILKDIEPELKGKVRLIFQHAEERGGGARELVEEGVLDGVDAVFGQHIWSPVPSGSISYCYGPTMASADQFELRIQGKGGHGSMPHLSIDPVVAACSVVSAWQTIVSREVDPLDAAVISVGEIKSGSVFNAIPDSATIKGTTRTFDPAVRELLAKRMEETAVAICSGLRCQAEFEYKFMLPPTITDPEFTRFAVEVAKKVLGEDKVVEARPTMGAEDFSYYLQERPGTFMFLGTGNEDKDMTYPQHHPKYCVDDDVLDLGAAMSASIAWSYLKEGE; from the coding sequence ATGCTCGACAACATAAAGAAAAAAGCCAAAGAGATCAAAGGCGACATCGCCGCCTGGAGGCATCACTTTCACAGTCACCCGGAGCTCTCCTATCAGGAGACCGAGACCGCGGCAAGAATAGCCTCCATTCTTAGGGATATGGGCTACGACGACGTAAAGGTCGGCTGTAAGGGCAGAGATATCTGCGTGGTCGCCGACCTCGACACGGGAAGACCGGGAAGGTGCATAGCCCTCAGGGCCGACATCGACGCACTGGCGGTTCAGGAAGAAAGGGACGTCCCCTACCGTTCGAAAAACGACGGAGTGATGCACGCCTGCGGACACGACGCCCACGCCTCGATGCTTCTGGGGGCGGCGAAGATATTGAAAGACATCGAGCCGGAGCTGAAAGGCAAGGTACGGCTTATCTTCCAGCACGCCGAGGAACGGGGCGGAGGCGCTAGGGAGCTGGTGGAGGAAGGAGTTCTGGACGGCGTGGACGCCGTTTTCGGCCAGCATATATGGTCCCCCGTTCCAAGCGGATCCATAAGCTACTGTTACGGTCCCACCATGGCCTCGGCCGATCAGTTCGAGCTCAGAATTCAGGGCAAGGGAGGGCACGGATCGATGCCTCACCTATCGATAGACCCGGTGGTGGCGGCCTGTTCGGTAGTGTCAGCCTGGCAGACCATAGTGAGCAGAGAGGTGGACCCTCTGGACGCGGCGGTTATCTCCGTAGGCGAGATAAAAAGCGGCAGCGTTTTCAACGCCATTCCCGACTCGGCCACGATAAAGGGAACCACCCGCACCTTCGACCCTGCCGTGAGGGAGTTGCTGGCAAAGAGGATGGAGGAGACAGCTGTGGCCATATGCTCCGGCCTGAGGTGCCAAGCCGAGTTCGAATATAAATTCATGCTTCCCCCGACGATAACGGACCCGGAATTCACCCGTTTCGCCGTCGAGGTGGCAAAGAAGGTTCTGGGAGAGGACAAGGTCGTAGAGGCCAGGCCCACCATGGGAGCCGAGGACTTCAGCTACTACCTTCAGGAACGGCCGGGAACCTTCATGTTCCTGGGAACCGGAAACGAGGATAAGGACATGACCTATCCTCAACATCATCCGAAATACTGCGTCGACGACGATGTCCTGGACCTGGGAGCGGCCATGTCGGCATCCATAGCCTGGTCCTATCTGAAAGAAGGAGAATAG
- a CDS encoding DUF3311 domain-containing protein has translation MHLTRGERKVIWCFALILLGYIPPVLSLVNRVEPVILGLPFLLFYSLVMVLFTSGLMGYAYKVRAREDGEEE, from the coding sequence ATGCATCTTACTCGCGGAGAGCGTAAAGTAATCTGGTGTTTCGCGCTCATATTATTGGGGTATATTCCCCCAGTCCTGTCGTTGGTCAACAGGGTGGAGCCGGTAATCCTAGGCTTACCGTTTCTTCTGTTTTACTCTTTGGTTATGGTGCTTTTCACCTCGGGCCTGATGGGCTACGCTTACAAGGTCAGGGCCAGAGAGGACGGTGAAGAAGAATGA
- a CDS encoding Synerg-CTERM sorting domain-containing protein → MSAFFWKSNGCISEDLGGSEFDIQTEAAMVNETLTRISGGSYVYQDLVNLGISNLDPSKWNEYKSRIDGLSSPTVGDIQDVVTSVNEGGASGGSSGGGCSVGYAPAWFLLGLPLLSFLR, encoded by the coding sequence GTGTCGGCGTTTTTTTGGAAATCCAACGGCTGCATTTCCGAGGACCTCGGAGGTTCCGAGTTCGACATACAGACCGAAGCGGCCATGGTGAACGAGACTTTAACCAGGATCTCCGGAGGTAGCTATGTCTATCAGGATCTTGTGAATCTGGGAATATCCAACCTGGATCCCTCGAAGTGGAACGAATACAAGAGCCGTATAGATGGACTTTCGTCCCCTACTGTGGGGGATATCCAGGATGTGGTGACGTCGGTTAACGAAGGTGGAGCCTCCGGTGGATCTTCCGGCGGAGGCTGTTCCGTGGGATATGCTCCCGCATGGTTTCTACTGGGCCTTCCTTTACTGTCGTTTTTGAGGTGA
- a CDS encoding MFS transporter: MTVFWRCFLAAYFIQAMLAAGFLFPVVLSAEGYSMTAIGWAMALLNLTAIASRPLGGWATEKKGFKGCLMLSGALSLIATAALWLIPGLPGALTFRIVLGTVGGIAMVAVSTLQGLVIPEKQRGRLFAIMGIAYVIPQLTVIPAGEWLLDGGRTWLYLMLPMLLTLSASAVSRGLPAPEDLRDELDRSEPWGSWRDCLSTPGTLAMIITLTSFSMMNSTTLQYLPLAIRGKGLSASLFFTVNAGTCVILRSFGTSIADRVPRPVLGTVCITIMASALTAALRASSQTGLALCAVAYGIGMGYGFPVMIALIPDVYPPRLMPKGSSMGMLAMDLGFALSPLAIGVISASFGLERAMLSMAWAQYAIAPAGLLMWRGALGKKAIDL; this comes from the coding sequence ATGACGGTTTTCTGGAGGTGCTTTCTAGCCGCCTATTTCATACAGGCCATGCTCGCGGCCGGGTTCCTCTTCCCCGTCGTGCTGAGCGCCGAGGGCTATTCGATGACCGCCATAGGATGGGCAATGGCCCTCTTGAACCTGACGGCAATTGCGTCCCGCCCTCTCGGAGGCTGGGCCACGGAGAAAAAGGGGTTCAAGGGGTGTCTGATGCTCTCCGGAGCCCTGTCTCTTATCGCGACAGCCGCTTTATGGCTCATACCGGGACTTCCGGGGGCCCTTACCTTTCGGATCGTCCTCGGCACCGTGGGAGGCATAGCGATGGTGGCGGTCTCCACACTACAGGGCCTGGTGATACCGGAAAAACAGAGGGGCAGGCTTTTCGCCATAATGGGAATAGCCTACGTCATCCCTCAGCTAACGGTTATTCCCGCCGGAGAGTGGCTCCTCGACGGAGGACGGACATGGCTCTACCTCATGCTCCCCATGCTGCTGACCCTCTCCGCCTCGGCGGTAAGCAGAGGACTTCCAGCACCGGAGGATCTGAGAGACGAGCTGGACCGATCCGAGCCCTGGGGAAGCTGGAGAGATTGCCTGAGCACTCCGGGGACCTTGGCGATGATAATAACCTTGACGTCTTTTTCCATGATGAACTCTACGACACTTCAGTATCTTCCTCTGGCGATCAGGGGAAAGGGACTTTCGGCGAGTTTGTTCTTCACCGTAAACGCCGGGACCTGCGTGATTCTACGCTCCTTCGGCACCTCTATCGCCGACAGGGTTCCCCGTCCCGTTCTGGGAACGGTCTGCATAACGATTATGGCCAGCGCTCTGACCGCAGCTTTAAGGGCGTCCTCCCAGACCGGGCTGGCCCTGTGCGCCGTGGCATACGGAATAGGCATGGGATACGGATTTCCCGTGATGATAGCCCTAATTCCCGACGTATACCCTCCCAGGCTCATGCCTAAGGGATCCTCCATGGGCATGCTCGCCATGGACCTGGGCTTCGCCCTCTCCCCTCTGGCCATAGGGGTCATATCGGCATCCTTCGGTCTGGAAAGGGCTATGCTGTCCATGGCCTGGGCCCAATACGCCATAGCCCCTGCCGGGCTGCTTATGTGGAGGGGAGCTCTCGGCAAGAAGGCTATAGATTTGTGA
- a CDS encoding MarR family winged helix-turn-helix transcriptional regulator: MKNPMGRWISIIHRLSHSYMSTAISPEEIGCGEFGALFCLNSMDQDLPSQEELREKLEMDKGALARTLAGMEDKGLITRERDRSDRRILRLGLTSKGKSLVEKKISAMDRWNEAISEGIDEGDLETTARTMERMAKNAVAFRERGWKKKTEGEISE; encoded by the coding sequence ATGAAGAACCCTATGGGACGGTGGATCTCCATAATCCACAGGCTCTCCCATTCCTACATGTCGACGGCCATATCGCCGGAGGAAATAGGCTGCGGCGAGTTCGGGGCGCTGTTCTGCCTGAACTCGATGGACCAAGACCTCCCCTCTCAGGAGGAACTGCGGGAGAAACTGGAGATGGACAAGGGAGCACTGGCCAGGACTCTGGCCGGGATGGAGGACAAGGGACTGATAACCAGAGAGAGGGATCGATCGGATCGAAGGATACTCCGTCTGGGGCTGACCTCCAAGGGTAAGTCTCTGGTGGAAAAGAAGATCTCCGCCATGGATCGGTGGAACGAGGCCATATCGGAGGGAATAGACGAAGGGGATCTGGAGACGACGGCGAGGACCATGGAGAGAATGGCCAAAAACGCCGTGGCTTTCAGGGAAAGAGGATGGAAGAAAAAGACGGAAGGGGAGATTTCCGAATGA
- a CDS encoding metal-dependent hydrolase — protein sequence MLGASHAIMSFALVYGATGRVLPASVASAGAIFPDSIERIVCGRRWMKYHRKWSHWFPPYLALAWLTGKYLEANPFPGLIERIGGDLYVPVGPKSITATTAFFLFWWLVGCLLHLAEDAFFGPMPLLVPWKRQRLFLQIFKTGGLAERVMARAALAAAVVLRYVDAAGGVAR from the coding sequence ATGCTGGGAGCCAGCCACGCCATAATGTCCTTTGCCCTCGTCTACGGCGCCACCGGAAGGGTTCTCCCGGCGTCGGTGGCATCGGCCGGAGCGATTTTTCCCGATTCGATCGAGAGGATAGTTTGTGGCAGGAGATGGATGAAGTATCATCGTAAGTGGAGTCATTGGTTTCCTCCCTATCTGGCCCTGGCTTGGCTCACCGGAAAATACCTGGAGGCCAATCCCTTTCCCGGCTTGATCGAGAGAATCGGAGGCGATCTTTACGTTCCGGTAGGGCCCAAGTCGATAACAGCTACGACCGCTTTTTTTCTCTTCTGGTGGTTGGTCGGCTGTCTTCTCCATCTAGCGGAGGACGCTTTTTTCGGCCCTATGCCTCTTCTCGTTCCCTGGAAAAGACAGAGGCTTTTTCTACAGATTTTCAAGACAGGTGGCTTGGCGGAGCGGGTGATGGCCCGTGCGGCTCTTGCTGCGGCGGTTGTGTTGCGATACGTCGATGCCGCCGGAGGCGTGGCGAGATGA
- a CDS encoding S8 family serine peptidase, with the protein MFKKTLFYLFLAISLSIGISSLACASLSGRNYVEGEALVVLKGTVGTSASHSSAFKTKLFSQAESLKSAVGAESAKVFSSIAAEAGKNVIHVKAAGKTTEELLAKLRELPEVLDASPNYIVRASAIPSDPYYTSGDLWGMDHIKAPEAWDICSGDKSVVVAVIDTGVDYNHVDLAENIGKDLDGRWGYDAIDGDYFPMDGNGHGSHVAGTIGAVGSNDIGVVGVNWAVTLLPVRVLNEGGEGTGDQILAGLDYVVAQKNRGLNIKVANMSLGGWGFPIYNPDSNAYALSYKAVSDAGIVLVVAAGNEYQDIDSPNGFENRDGDWIDLRGQRPYPACFQFDNMITVAAIASDDVKADFSNYSPNFVHLAAPGVKIWSTVPGNSYDVYGGTSMATPHVAGAAALLAAHAPGLSAGEIKSRILANVTANSKVSGKVSTGGNLNLLDVLRGAKAVVPVASVVIPSAQKSLSLKEGGSVTLSVTVGPSNATNSMVAWSSNDPNVATVSGKGVVTAVKAGTATIYAKSNDGSSVSDSATVSVTSSFFDEGIGGGCAVGFAPAAAMLVLPLMLFKFRR; encoded by the coding sequence TTGTTTAAAAAAACGCTTTTTTATCTGTTCTTAGCCATCTCTCTTTCTATCGGCATTTCCTCTCTTGCCTGTGCCTCCCTTTCGGGGAGAAACTACGTCGAGGGAGAGGCCCTGGTGGTGTTGAAGGGGACTGTCGGAACCTCCGCATCCCATTCGTCCGCCTTCAAAACCAAGCTTTTCTCTCAGGCCGAGTCGTTGAAATCCGCCGTCGGCGCCGAGTCGGCAAAGGTTTTCTCCTCAATAGCCGCGGAGGCGGGGAAGAACGTGATTCACGTAAAGGCGGCGGGAAAGACCACCGAGGAACTTCTGGCCAAGCTTAGAGAGCTGCCTGAAGTGTTGGATGCCTCTCCAAACTATATAGTGAGAGCGTCCGCTATTCCATCGGACCCTTACTATACGAGCGGTGATCTTTGGGGGATGGACCATATAAAAGCTCCTGAGGCCTGGGATATCTGCTCCGGCGATAAAAGCGTCGTGGTGGCGGTGATAGACACCGGGGTGGACTACAACCACGTGGATCTTGCGGAAAACATCGGCAAAGACCTGGATGGTAGATGGGGCTACGATGCGATCGATGGCGATTATTTCCCCATGGACGGCAACGGACATGGATCTCATGTGGCAGGCACGATCGGGGCGGTGGGAAGCAACGATATAGGCGTGGTAGGGGTAAACTGGGCGGTCACCCTCCTGCCCGTCAGGGTCCTCAACGAAGGTGGAGAGGGGACCGGCGATCAGATACTGGCGGGGCTCGACTACGTCGTGGCTCAGAAAAACAGAGGGTTGAACATAAAGGTCGCCAACATGTCCCTGGGCGGTTGGGGGTTCCCTATATATAACCCCGATTCAAACGCCTATGCTCTGTCGTATAAGGCCGTCTCCGATGCCGGTATAGTCCTGGTGGTGGCGGCGGGCAACGAATATCAGGACATAGATTCTCCCAACGGTTTCGAGAATAGAGACGGTGACTGGATCGACCTGAGGGGACAGAGGCCCTATCCGGCCTGCTTCCAGTTCGATAACATGATCACCGTCGCTGCCATAGCGAGCGACGACGTCAAGGCCGACTTTTCCAACTACAGCCCGAACTTCGTCCATCTGGCCGCTCCCGGGGTGAAGATCTGGAGCACCGTTCCCGGAAACAGCTACGATGTCTACGGAGGAACCTCCATGGCGACCCCTCACGTGGCGGGCGCCGCTGCCCTTTTAGCCGCCCACGCCCCGGGCCTTTCCGCCGGGGAGATAAAATCACGGATACTGGCCAACGTGACGGCCAATTCGAAGGTATCCGGCAAGGTCTCTACCGGAGGTAACCTCAACCTTCTCGACGTCCTGAGGGGAGCCAAGGCAGTCGTTCCCGTCGCATCCGTCGTCATCCCTAGCGCTCAGAAGTCCCTGAGTCTCAAAGAGGGCGGGTCGGTCACTCTGTCCGTAACCGTAGGGCCTTCAAACGCCACAAACAGCATGGTTGCCTGGTCGTCAAACGACCCGAACGTGGCCACTGTTTCCGGAAAAGGAGTGGTTACCGCCGTAAAGGCCGGTACAGCAACTATCTACGCCAAAAGCAACGACGGCAGCTCCGTATCGGACAGCGCGACGGTGTCGGTCACATCTTCCTTCTTCGATGAAGGAATAGGCGGAGGATGTGCCGTCGGTTTCGCCCCTGCTGCTGCTATGTTGGTCCTGCCTCTGATGCTGTTCAAGTTCAGGCGATAG
- a CDS encoding aldo/keto reductase — protein sequence MKYRKMPKTGDELSALGFGCMRLPMGEDGKVDTDEAVKVIRRGIDGGINYVDTAWPYHDGDGELYLAKALKDGYREKVFLATKLPVWLAEKPEDMDDFLDRQLERLETDHIDYYLVHALNEARWRHAESLKVGGFLDRAKRAGKIKNAGFSFHDGPDLFDAILNAYDWDFCQIQYNFIDRNYQAGKKGLKAAAEKGLGVIVMEPLRGGALVRTVPEDVDKIWRENAPGRSPAQWGLRWLWDQPEVSVVLSGMSSMEQVEDNLEAAEQGYPENLTETERAAVDKAARIYMDRMAVDCTGCRYCMPCPAGVKIPECFAQYNKVTMLDDLAGAKQFYGVFTKDGGKASQCVECGKCETACPQNIQIRKGLKEVARLLEKEN from the coding sequence ATGAAATACCGTAAGATGCCAAAAACAGGCGACGAACTGTCCGCTCTGGGATTCGGCTGTATGAGGCTCCCTATGGGAGAAGACGGGAAAGTGGACACCGACGAGGCGGTCAAAGTTATCCGACGGGGAATCGACGGCGGGATAAATTACGTGGATACCGCCTGGCCCTATCACGACGGCGACGGAGAGCTGTATCTGGCCAAAGCGCTGAAAGACGGCTACAGGGAGAAGGTCTTCCTGGCCACCAAGCTCCCGGTCTGGCTGGCGGAGAAGCCTGAGGACATGGACGACTTTCTGGACCGCCAGCTGGAGAGGCTGGAGACGGACCATATAGACTACTACCTTGTCCACGCCCTGAACGAGGCGAGGTGGAGACACGCCGAATCGCTTAAGGTAGGGGGATTTCTGGACCGAGCCAAAAGAGCGGGCAAGATCAAGAACGCCGGTTTCTCATTCCACGACGGCCCGGACCTGTTCGACGCCATACTGAACGCCTACGACTGGGACTTCTGCCAGATACAGTACAACTTCATAGACCGCAACTACCAGGCGGGAAAAAAAGGGCTTAAGGCCGCCGCGGAAAAGGGGCTCGGGGTGATAGTTATGGAACCCCTCAGAGGAGGGGCCCTGGTCAGGACAGTACCGGAAGACGTGGATAAGATATGGCGGGAGAACGCCCCCGGCAGATCTCCCGCCCAGTGGGGACTTCGGTGGCTGTGGGATCAACCGGAGGTATCGGTGGTGCTAAGCGGGATGAGCTCCATGGAGCAGGTCGAGGACAACCTCGAGGCCGCCGAACAGGGCTACCCCGAAAACCTCACCGAGACGGAGAGGGCCGCGGTGGACAAAGCGGCTCGGATATATATGGACCGCATGGCAGTGGACTGCACCGGATGCCGCTACTGCATGCCCTGCCCCGCCGGGGTGAAGATCCCCGAATGCTTCGCCCAATACAACAAGGTAACCATGCTGGACGACCTGGCGGGAGCGAAACAGTTCTACGGCGTGTTCACCAAGGACGGAGGCAAGGCATCCCAGTGCGTGGAGTGCGGAAAGTGCGAGACCGCCTGCCCTCAGAACATCCAGATACGAAAGGGCCTCAAGGAGGTGGCCCGGCTTCTGGAAAAGGAAAACTAG
- a CDS encoding protease inhibitor I42 family protein codes for MRFRSEWLFAFVVLFLGCLFLAFPQSLWARSHVSLSGVVRDVCGRPMTGAPGHEIWLFRALEEGRSVILLDYSRSWEVDRAPERVAILVTVSEKRF; via the coding sequence TTGAGATTCAGATCGGAGTGGCTTTTTGCCTTCGTGGTTCTGTTCCTGGGCTGTCTTTTCCTGGCCTTCCCGCAGTCTCTATGGGCTCGTTCTCACGTAAGCTTGTCCGGGGTGGTCAGGGATGTCTGCGGCCGTCCCATGACGGGAGCCCCCGGCCATGAGATCTGGCTGTTCCGGGCCTTGGAAGAGGGGAGATCGGTGATTCTCCTGGATTACTCCCGTTCATGGGAGGTCGATAGAGCGCCGGAACGGGTGGCAATATTAGTTACAGTATCTGAAAAACGGTTCTAG
- a CDS encoding MATE family efflux transporter has protein sequence MAKVPKGKKAEMMGTYPVGAMLWKLSLPTITGMVVQASYNMVDAAFIGKGVGTLALGGTTICLPFQMLMGAMGGAIGMGGASLVSRALGRRDRELASRALGNVVALALILGIAATLLGKASAEGMVTLFGASEEIKPYALEYLGIILLGCPLTLLAMSSNAVVRSEGNANVAMLSMVISGLTNVFLDWLFIFHFHMGVAGAAWGTLLSKLLVVIWLISHFTVSPHKVIKLSPRRLRVDRDIVSEISSIGISAFVRMAGTSLVMASVNNAMGIYGGPYYVAAYGVTNRVMSIVYMAVNGVALGMQPLAGYNYGAGLFDRVRSSIKLSIIWGTGGCVFFFLLLFFLPERVFSLFTNDPDLIAAGVASLPTIVAGTSLVAIHRIGATAFQALGKGKPAFWLSMTRHVLVFLPLLATLPRFMGLTGVLLSFPLADAIAAGITLLPLSKEMGQLKKEALSTS, from the coding sequence ATGGCAAAAGTTCCTAAGGGGAAAAAGGCGGAAATGATGGGAACCTATCCGGTCGGAGCGATGCTCTGGAAACTGTCTCTTCCTACTATAACGGGGATGGTCGTCCAGGCATCGTACAACATGGTGGACGCGGCCTTCATAGGAAAAGGAGTAGGGACCCTGGCCCTCGGAGGAACCACCATATGCCTTCCATTTCAGATGTTGATGGGCGCCATGGGGGGAGCTATAGGCATGGGAGGAGCGTCTCTGGTCTCCAGGGCTCTGGGACGACGTGACAGGGAGCTTGCCTCCCGAGCTCTGGGAAACGTGGTGGCCTTGGCCCTTATCCTAGGCATAGCAGCTACCCTGCTGGGCAAGGCATCCGCCGAGGGCATGGTGACCCTGTTCGGAGCCAGCGAGGAGATCAAGCCCTATGCCTTGGAATACCTGGGGATAATACTTCTGGGCTGTCCCTTGACCCTGCTGGCTATGTCGTCCAACGCGGTGGTCCGGTCCGAGGGGAACGCCAACGTAGCCATGTTATCCATGGTCATATCCGGTCTGACCAACGTTTTTCTGGACTGGCTGTTCATCTTCCACTTCCATATGGGGGTAGCCGGAGCCGCATGGGGAACGCTACTTTCCAAACTCTTGGTGGTGATATGGCTGATCTCCCACTTCACCGTCTCCCCTCACAAGGTGATAAAACTCTCTCCGAGGAGATTGAGAGTCGACAGGGATATAGTCTCCGAGATTTCCTCCATAGGGATCTCGGCTTTCGTCAGGATGGCCGGAACCAGTCTGGTCATGGCGTCGGTCAACAACGCCATGGGAATATACGGCGGCCCCTACTACGTCGCGGCCTACGGTGTGACCAACAGGGTCATGTCCATAGTCTACATGGCGGTCAACGGGGTCGCCCTGGGAATGCAGCCTCTGGCGGGATACAACTACGGTGCGGGGCTGTTCGACCGGGTACGGTCCTCCATAAAGCTGTCCATCATATGGGGAACCGGAGGTTGCGTGTTCTTCTTTCTGCTGCTCTTCTTCCTGCCCGAGAGGGTGTTCTCCCTTTTCACCAACGACCCCGATCTCATAGCCGCCGGGGTAGCCTCTCTGCCTACCATAGTGGCAGGCACGAGCCTCGTGGCGATACACAGGATAGGGGCCACAGCATTTCAGGCTCTGGGCAAGGGGAAACCGGCCTTCTGGCTTTCCATGACCAGACACGTACTGGTTTTTCTGCCCCTTTTGGCGACCCTTCCTCGGTTCATGGGACTGACCGGAGTGCTTCTGTCCTTTCCCCTGGCCGACGCTATAGCGGCTGGCATAACCCTGCTCCCTCTGAGCAAGGAGATGGGGCAGCTTAAAAAGGAGGCTCTGTCTACCTCATGA
- a CDS encoding sodium:solute symporter family protein — protein sequence MTVAVSIIFGWLIITTIVGVIAGRNQAFSMENYFVGGRSFGTFLFYTTAAAEIYSAFAFLGLAGWSYSKGMSIVYAMIYSSIAYGLYFFIGPRINRLGSRLHYVSQPDYIEDRYESRWLGVFVAVIGVIFTIPYLQLQIMGAGMIVQLASGGAISWKIAVVISFIAAVIFVYVSGLRGIGWTNFLQAIIMLFGMVGIGFVFPHRFFGGTAKVWEILQEIKPTHLSLPDSSGLGIFWVFSVAFICGLGFWMWPHIFTATYAAKSEKVVRKNAVILPLYSLTMIPIIVVGFTCAAKAGIDPAFAETITKPDHAMLIALVKNFPPVLAGFIGAGGLAASISTSSGLILTASNLLARNVIQKGFAPDMPDMKVAKLGRAFVPVLTILAVLLAIFAPSMLVSLLLVGYSGVTQFFPAVVLGLFAKWQTKTGIVLGLLAGLATVIAIKFMGVPSPMGLHEGFVGLIVNFIVVIAVSTVTPKLSTKTLERFESTLS from the coding sequence ATGACCGTAGCGGTGTCCATAATTTTCGGTTGGCTCATCATAACGACCATCGTCGGGGTGATAGCCGGCAGAAACCAGGCATTCAGCATGGAGAACTACTTTGTGGGAGGCCGTTCCTTCGGGACTTTCCTCTTCTACACTACAGCAGCCGCCGAGATCTATAGCGCCTTCGCATTTTTAGGCCTGGCCGGATGGTCTTATTCCAAGGGAATGAGCATAGTCTACGCCATGATCTACAGCTCGATAGCCTACGGACTTTATTTCTTCATAGGACCCAGGATCAACCGCCTCGGGTCAAGACTCCACTACGTCAGCCAGCCGGACTACATAGAGGACCGTTACGAGAGCCGCTGGCTAGGCGTTTTCGTCGCCGTCATAGGAGTTATATTCACCATCCCCTACCTCCAGTTGCAGATCATGGGAGCGGGCATGATAGTACAGCTGGCATCGGGCGGAGCCATTTCCTGGAAGATCGCGGTTGTTATAAGCTTCATCGCGGCGGTCATCTTCGTCTACGTCTCGGGGCTCAGGGGCATAGGCTGGACCAACTTCCTACAGGCCATAATAATGCTCTTCGGAATGGTCGGCATAGGCTTCGTTTTCCCCCACCGTTTCTTCGGCGGAACAGCCAAGGTCTGGGAGATCTTACAGGAGATAAAGCCGACCCATCTGAGCCTTCCGGATAGCTCCGGGCTCGGTATCTTCTGGGTTTTCTCCGTCGCCTTCATCTGCGGTCTCGGTTTCTGGATGTGGCCCCACATATTCACCGCGACCTATGCGGCCAAGAGCGAGAAGGTCGTTCGGAAAAACGCCGTAATACTTCCGCTGTATTCTCTGACCATGATCCCCATAATAGTGGTCGGGTTCACCTGCGCAGCCAAGGCTGGCATAGACCCGGCTTTCGCAGAGACGATAACAAAACCGGATCACGCCATGCTTATCGCCCTGGTCAAGAACTTCCCGCCGGTACTGGCCGGTTTCATAGGTGCAGGAGGGCTGGCTGCGTCTATCTCCACGTCGTCGGGTCTTATTCTCACTGCCTCGAACCTGCTGGCCCGTAACGTCATTCAGAAGGGATTCGCCCCGGACATGCCGGACATGAAGGTCGCCAAGCTGGGCCGGGCCTTTGTCCCGGTGCTTACAATACTGGCGGTCCTTCTGGCCATATTCGCACCGTCCATGCTGGTCTCCCTGTTGCTGGTGGGATATTCCGGAGTGACTCAGTTCTTCCCCGCGGTAGTACTAGGCCTGTTCGCCAAGTGGCAGACCAAGACCGGCATAGTTCTTGGGCTTCTTGCGGGACTTGCTACGGTCATAGCCATAAAGTTCATGGGAGTGCCCTCCCCTATGGGGCTTCACGAGGGATTCGTCGGACTAATAGTGAACTTCATCGTTGTTATAGCCGTAAGCACAGTAACCCCCAAACTGTCCACGAAGACCCTGGAAAGGTTCGAAAGCACCCTGAGCTGA